The following proteins are encoded in a genomic region of Pyrinomonadaceae bacterium:
- the hrcA gene encoding heat-inducible transcriptional repressor HrcA translates to MGNRSLKSGSSRPSAESRRQAVLAAIIHEHLRTGDAIGSHTVAEKFAHASGWSSATIRNVMAELDEFGLLEQPHTSAGRIPTDRGYRYYVDNIISGTRLSKSDLKAIEDIGTVERLTARPDRLMERASHVLSELSENVGIVVWPSLADNGLQHISFVNLPDSRILVAIVSTPNVVQDKVIRLDEKFTQDELNGIARYLNTEFRGKNLRAIRAEMVRRMKEERALYDGLLRNAVLLCERSMEGEESSGGEVYIDGAFNILTKPEFANREELRELLRTLEEKSRLVKILTECLASDPIPRNVKVIIGNENVMPSMKSCAVITASYRLDGEVSGTLGVVGPTRIEYGRTMAVVNYLARFIERALSNEAAP, encoded by the coding sequence ATGGGTAACAGAAGTCTTAAATCCGGGTCCTCCAGGCCGAGCGCGGAATCGCGGCGCCAGGCGGTGCTCGCCGCAATCATTCACGAACATCTGCGCACCGGAGATGCGATTGGATCGCACACCGTGGCGGAAAAGTTTGCACACGCATCCGGGTGGAGTTCCGCCACCATCCGCAATGTGATGGCTGAGCTGGATGAGTTTGGGTTGCTTGAGCAACCGCACACGTCCGCTGGTCGCATTCCCACAGATAGAGGCTACCGCTACTACGTCGATAACATCATCAGCGGCACGCGCCTGTCGAAATCGGATCTGAAAGCGATTGAGGACATCGGCACCGTCGAGAGACTAACGGCGCGCCCCGATCGCCTTATGGAGCGCGCGTCACATGTGCTTTCTGAGTTGTCCGAGAACGTAGGGATCGTGGTATGGCCGTCGCTGGCGGATAACGGACTGCAACACATCAGCTTCGTGAATCTTCCGGACAGCCGGATCCTGGTGGCGATTGTCTCAACGCCAAACGTTGTGCAGGACAAAGTCATTAGACTGGACGAGAAATTCACGCAGGACGAGTTGAATGGAATCGCGCGTTATCTCAACACCGAATTTCGCGGCAAGAACCTGCGGGCCATCCGCGCAGAGATGGTTCGCCGCATGAAAGAAGAAAGAGCTTTGTACGACGGGTTGCTGCGAAACGCTGTCTTGTTGTGCGAACGAAGCATGGAAGGTGAAGAGAGTAGCGGTGGAGAGGTTTATATCGACGGCGCTTTTAATATCCTGACCAAACCTGAGTTCGCAAATCGCGAAGAGCTGCGCGAACTTTTGCGAACGCTCGAAGAGAAATCACGGCTGGTGAAAATCCTGACCGAGTGTCTTGCTAGCGATCCGATCCCTCGTAATGTGAAAGTGATCATCGGCAACGAGAACGTTATGCCCTCAATGAAGAGCTGCGCAGTTATCACTGCTTCGTACCGATTGGACGGTGAAGTCTCAGGCACATTGGGAGTCGTGGGCCCCACGCGAATCGAGTATGGCCGCACAATGGCTGTGGTAAACTATCTTGCACGGTTTATCGAACGTGCACTGTCGAACGAAGCGGCGCCCTAA
- a CDS encoding SprT-like domain-containing protein: MAQNILQLQRIFGEAFRQLDPKGRRFRLDNADIEVRFYPYAGLHHTIRVRSGRVYVRLSDVFESAPPDVMHALAFLLVARLLSRKAPSAHEKVYRAYAYSPNVLRASDIARQKRGRKVISSARGKVYDLTELFERINRRYFHGAIEKPVLTWSKRKAKRILGHHDAVHNTITISKALDARDVPEWFVEYILYHEMLHIKHPAKIINGRRYYHTPAFRSEEQRFPRYQASQEWLDRVVRKQHELRARAA, from the coding sequence ATGGCCCAAAATATCCTTCAGCTTCAGCGAATCTTTGGCGAGGCCTTTCGTCAACTCGACCCCAAGGGTCGCCGCTTTCGGTTGGACAACGCCGATATCGAAGTACGATTTTATCCATACGCCGGGCTTCATCACACGATTCGAGTGCGTTCCGGTCGCGTCTATGTTCGGCTCTCGGATGTATTCGAGTCCGCGCCACCTGATGTCATGCATGCTCTGGCTTTTCTGCTCGTCGCGCGTTTACTTTCACGCAAAGCGCCGTCGGCTCATGAGAAGGTCTATCGCGCCTACGCTTACAGCCCGAACGTTCTGCGGGCTTCAGATATCGCGCGGCAAAAGCGCGGCCGGAAAGTGATTTCCTCAGCGCGCGGCAAAGTTTACGACCTAACTGAACTGTTCGAGCGGATCAACCGGCGGTATTTCCACGGCGCGATTGAGAAACCTGTGCTCACGTGGTCGAAGCGGAAGGCTAAGCGAATCCTCGGCCATCATGACGCTGTTCACAACACCATCACGATCAGCAAGGCCTTGGACGCGCGCGACGTGCCCGAGTGGTTCGTCGAGTACATCCTTTATCACGAGATGCTGCACATCAAGCATCCGGCCAAGATTATCAACGGCCGCCGCTACTATCACACGCCCGCATTTCGCTCTGAAGAGCAGCGTTTCCCGCGCTATCAGGCGTCGCAGGAATGGCTTGACCGCGTCGTCCGTAAGCAGCATGAACTAAGAGCCCGCGCGGCGTAA
- the atpB gene encoding F0F1 ATP synthase subunit A: protein MFFLLSADEAAKAAEHAPAAQEQAVHHAPILVKLVNHYFGAQAHAFEMKHTYPKWKWLLAKFGTTPEAAFGAYTPENAIPWYTIMFVLACILTVTLIWILKGKLSEDEPGAGQQTLEVGVLAVRSMLQDIVGPHGLQYFPVVMTFALLILISNLMGFFPLFMSPTASTSVTFALGLTSFLYYNYIGIKENGIFGHLKHLAGPIWWIAPLIFSIELISNLIRPFTLGIRLFANIFSDEKVMETFTHLFPPYSNFVVPNILILVLLLPLSLFVAFIQTFVFVLLSQLYISEVSHPHDEHGEHDHDGEAPEMLAPALT from the coding sequence ATGTTCTTTTTGCTGAGTGCCGATGAGGCGGCGAAGGCCGCCGAGCACGCGCCCGCGGCGCAGGAACAGGCGGTGCACCACGCGCCGATCCTGGTGAAACTCGTGAATCACTATTTTGGTGCGCAGGCTCACGCCTTCGAGATGAAGCACACGTACCCGAAGTGGAAGTGGTTGCTCGCGAAGTTCGGCACGACCCCTGAAGCAGCGTTCGGCGCCTACACGCCTGAGAACGCTATCCCGTGGTACACGATCATGTTTGTCCTCGCGTGCATTCTCACCGTCACGTTGATTTGGATTTTGAAAGGCAAGCTTTCTGAGGACGAACCGGGCGCCGGTCAGCAAACGCTGGAAGTTGGCGTGCTCGCCGTTCGCAGCATGCTGCAGGACATCGTCGGCCCACACGGCTTGCAGTACTTTCCGGTAGTGATGACATTTGCGCTGCTGATTCTGATTTCGAACCTGATGGGATTCTTCCCGCTGTTCATGAGTCCGACGGCGTCGACCAGCGTCACCTTTGCACTCGGGCTGACATCGTTTCTTTATTACAACTACATCGGCATTAAAGAGAACGGCATTTTCGGTCACTTGAAGCATCTGGCGGGGCCGATCTGGTGGATCGCGCCGCTGATTTTCTCGATTGAGTTGATCAGCAACTTGATTCGGCCGTTCACGCTCGGTATTCGTCTGTTTGCAAACATCTTTTCGGACGAGAAGGTGATGGAGACGTTCACGCATCTGTTTCCGCCCTACTCGAATTTTGTCGTACCGAACATCCTGATTCTGGTGCTGTTGCTGCCGCTCAGTTTGTTCGTCGCCTTCATTCAGACGTTTGTGTTTGTGCTGCTTTCGCAGTTGTACATCAGCGAGGTCTCTCATCCACATGATGAGCACGGAGAGCACGATCATGACGGCGAGGCTCCGGAGATGCTCGCGCCGGCTTTAACTTAA
- a CDS encoding serine/threonine-protein kinase: MKVCPVCERKFPDKMTLCSADASVLKRLDDPHLGQTLAGKYKIEKLIKTGGMGSVYRGRHVLMDKTVAIKVLRPSLAGDDAVVARFSREAKAASKISHPHAVSVTDFGEAENGVVFLVMEYLDGRTLKEAITKEGPLSLGRAVEIVRQVAGALDAAHGQGVIHRDLKSENIMLVSHNGGEEWAKVLDFGIAKILQPVGSAADAEITQANLVVGTPQYMSPEQCSQSGALDARSDVYSLGIIVHEMLTGKLPFTGESATVVMMKQVQDVPPSVLESQSQLPAAVDRVIKRALAKQPIDRFQSAGELSAALADAASEDVVEVPVVAAAAATNANTPVSMTAAIDDLDEETIVRPRHEVAAPQSAEFVRAPSPAPAVTIDRFNPWRVIVPAVIALVVVFAAVFLLTRGSSPADPNQLPLNADPNSTPVQPTGTPTGQSEMDVRPISVATPTPLGTPVETATKVPAKVTGNFGSNENTNTGRGNRNSNQPAQPTPEDDPPPPPPRPSPTVRTIPTPGAAASPDQP, from the coding sequence ATGAAAGTCTGTCCCGTCTGCGAACGAAAATTTCCCGACAAGATGACGCTGTGCTCGGCGGACGCGTCCGTGTTGAAGAGGTTGGACGATCCTCATCTCGGGCAAACGCTGGCGGGGAAATACAAAATTGAAAAGCTGATCAAGACGGGCGGCATGGGATCGGTCTATCGCGGCCGGCATGTGCTGATGGACAAGACCGTCGCGATCAAAGTCCTGCGTCCATCGCTGGCCGGTGATGACGCCGTCGTCGCGCGTTTCTCACGCGAGGCAAAAGCCGCTTCGAAGATTTCGCACCCGCACGCGGTTAGCGTCACCGATTTCGGCGAGGCTGAAAATGGCGTGGTGTTCCTGGTGATGGAATACCTCGACGGCCGCACGCTGAAAGAAGCGATTACCAAGGAAGGACCGTTGTCGCTCGGGCGGGCTGTGGAAATCGTGCGGCAGGTTGCCGGCGCGCTGGATGCGGCGCACGGCCAGGGCGTGATTCATCGCGATTTAAAGAGCGAGAACATCATGCTCGTCAGTCACAATGGCGGCGAAGAGTGGGCCAAGGTGCTGGATTTTGGCATCGCGAAGATCCTGCAACCCGTCGGCAGCGCCGCGGACGCCGAGATCACTCAGGCGAATCTGGTTGTCGGAACGCCACAGTACATGTCGCCTGAACAGTGTTCGCAGTCAGGCGCGCTGGATGCCCGTTCAGACGTGTACTCGTTGGGAATCATCGTGCACGAGATGTTAACCGGCAAGCTTCCTTTCACCGGCGAATCGGCAACCGTCGTCATGATGAAACAGGTCCAGGACGTGCCGCCTTCCGTCCTCGAGTCGCAATCGCAGTTGCCCGCAGCGGTTGATCGAGTAATCAAACGCGCGCTGGCAAAACAGCCAATCGACCGATTCCAGTCAGCAGGGGAGTTGTCGGCGGCCCTGGCAGACGCGGCAAGTGAAGACGTTGTTGAAGTACCGGTTGTGGCCGCGGCGGCGGCAACTAACGCGAACACACCGGTCTCAATGACGGCCGCCATAGATGATCTTGACGAAGAAACGATCGTGCGACCTCGGCATGAAGTCGCCGCTCCGCAGTCCGCTGAGTTTGTTAGAGCGCCAAGCCCCGCGCCGGCGGTCACGATCGATCGTTTCAACCCCTGGCGCGTCATTGTGCCGGCGGTGATCGCGCTGGTCGTGGTATTCGCCGCGGTGTTTTTGCTGACGCGCGGCAGCTCGCCCGCGGATCCAAATCAGCTTCCTCTTAACGCTGATCCAAACAGCACGCCGGTTCAGCCGACCGGCACACCGACAGGGCAGAGCGAGATGGACGTTCGCCCCATCAGCGTTGCGACTCCGACGCCGCTCGGCACCCCGGTTGAGACAGCCACCAAAGTTCCCGCGAAGGTGACGGGAAATTTTGGCAGCAACGAAAACACCAACACAGGTCGCGGAAATCGCAACTCAAATCAACCAGCGCAGCCTACGCCTGAAGATGACCCGCCTCCGCCGCCCCCCAGACCTTCGCCCACCGTGCGGACAATTCCGACACCCGGAGCGGCAGCGTCGCCGGACCAGCCCTAA
- the efp gene encoding elongation factor P — MAIPATQIRRGMVIVFEGKPCKVMEFRHHTPGNLRAMIQTKLRDIRTGSSFEHRFRSADTIERASLEQHEMEYMYSDGSHHHFMNTETYDQTALSDEELGDAAQWLSPGLRIQAEFYEGSPIGIDLPPSLELTVTQTEPSMKGATVSNVNKPATLENGVTIQVPPFVNEGDRIRVDPIESRYIERAK; from the coding sequence ATGGCAATTCCAGCAACCCAGATCCGCCGCGGTATGGTCATCGTTTTTGAGGGAAAACCGTGCAAAGTCATGGAGTTTCGGCATCACACCCCCGGAAATCTGCGCGCCATGATTCAAACCAAGCTGCGCGACATCCGCACCGGCTCGTCTTTCGAGCACCGTTTTCGCTCGGCCGACACGATCGAACGGGCCTCGCTCGAACAACATGAAATGGAGTACATGTACTCCGACGGTTCGCACCATCACTTCATGAACACTGAGACGTATGACCAAACGGCCTTGAGCGACGAGGAGTTGGGCGATGCGGCGCAGTGGCTTAGTCCCGGACTGAGGATTCAGGCGGAATTTTACGAAGGCTCGCCAATCGGAATCGATCTGCCGCCGTCGCTGGAGTTGACCGTCACCCAAACCGAGCCATCGATGAAAGGCGCGACCGTTTCCAACGTCAATAAGCCCGCCACTCTGGAAAACGGCGTCACCATCCAGGTTCCACCCTTCGTTAACGAAGGCGATCGCATTCGCGTCGATCCCATCGAGAGCCGTTACATCGAACGCGCAAAGTAG
- the dnaK gene encoding molecular chaperone DnaK has protein sequence MGKIIGIDLGTTNCCVAVLEGGTVQIVPNKEGGRTMPSVVGFTDKSERLVGQIAKRQAVTNSTNTVFAVKRLIGRKFDSEEVKRMRASVPFEIVSSPNGDARVQVQGKVYSPPELSGIVLQRLKAAAEDFLGEAVTDAIITVPAYFDDTQRQATKDAGKIAGLLVNRIINEPTAAALAYGLGKSEAEKIAVYDLGGGTFDISILEMNNGVFEVLSTSGNTFLGGEDFDEAIMNWMADQFMEDCGIDLRKDRLALQRLKEAAERAKCELSTASETSFNLPFIAADATGPKHLTKMLTRDKFEELVGGLVEQTVAPCERALSDAKLEAAQIDKVILVGGQTRSQIVERTVDKIFGKRPSTEINPDEVVAMGAAIQGGVLTGDVKDIVLLDVLPLSLGLETRGGLFTKIIERNSTIPLRNSLNFTTVVDNQSSVEIHVLQGERDVSTANRSLGKFELVGIPPAPRGVPQIEVSFEVDANGIVSVSAADKATGREQQMRITPTSGLSQEEIDRIIKEAETMAESDREQRHKVDLQSKLASLVRNTQRSFLEFGGLLEAEQQKTGERILAEGEAGSRAEELGEIRMALDAVERLGRQLTTAMMKSVSAKKDDD, from the coding sequence ATGGGGAAAATAATTGGCATCGATTTAGGAACGACCAATTGCTGCGTCGCCGTCCTGGAAGGCGGCACGGTGCAAATCGTTCCTAACAAGGAAGGCGGCCGGACTATGCCGAGCGTTGTCGGTTTTACCGACAAGAGCGAACGGCTCGTCGGGCAAATCGCGAAACGCCAGGCCGTCACCAATTCAACGAACACAGTCTTTGCGGTCAAGCGACTTATCGGCCGAAAGTTCGATTCAGAAGAAGTGAAGCGGATGCGCGCCTCGGTGCCATTCGAGATCGTGAGTTCGCCGAACGGCGACGCCCGTGTGCAAGTTCAGGGAAAGGTCTACAGCCCGCCGGAACTCTCCGGCATCGTGCTACAGCGTTTGAAGGCCGCCGCCGAAGACTTTTTGGGTGAAGCGGTCACGGACGCGATCATCACTGTTCCCGCGTACTTTGACGACACCCAGCGGCAGGCAACAAAAGACGCGGGCAAGATCGCGGGACTGTTGGTCAACCGCATCATTAACGAGCCGACCGCGGCCGCACTCGCGTATGGCCTGGGTAAGTCCGAAGCCGAGAAGATCGCAGTCTACGATCTCGGCGGCGGCACCTTCGACATTTCGATTCTCGAAATGAACAACGGAGTGTTTGAGGTGCTTTCCACGTCCGGGAACACGTTCCTGGGCGGAGAAGATTTTGACGAGGCGATCATGAACTGGATGGCCGACCAGTTCATGGAGGACTGCGGCATAGACCTTCGCAAAGATCGTTTGGCGCTGCAGCGTTTGAAGGAAGCGGCCGAGCGCGCCAAATGCGAACTTTCGACAGCTTCGGAAACAAGTTTCAATTTGCCGTTCATCGCCGCCGATGCAACCGGCCCCAAGCACCTGACTAAGATGCTGACGCGCGATAAGTTCGAGGAGCTTGTCGGCGGGCTGGTGGAGCAGACTGTTGCGCCGTGCGAGCGCGCTCTGAGTGATGCCAAACTCGAAGCTGCGCAAATCGACAAGGTTATTCTGGTCGGTGGGCAGACGCGTTCGCAGATCGTCGAACGTACCGTGGATAAGATTTTTGGAAAGAGGCCGTCAACTGAGATCAATCCCGACGAAGTGGTCGCGATGGGCGCAGCAATTCAGGGCGGCGTGCTGACCGGTGACGTGAAAGATATCGTGCTGCTGGATGTGTTGCCGCTGAGCCTGGGCCTGGAAACGCGCGGTGGGTTGTTCACGAAGATCATCGAACGCAATTCGACGATCCCGCTGCGCAACAGCCTGAACTTTACAACCGTCGTCGATAATCAGTCCTCGGTAGAAATTCACGTGCTCCAGGGCGAACGAGACGTCTCAACTGCCAACCGCAGTCTCGGCAAGTTTGAATTGGTCGGCATTCCGCCGGCCCCGCGCGGCGTGCCGCAGATCGAAGTGTCGTTTGAGGTGGATGCGAACGGGATCGTTTCCGTCTCGGCAGCCGACAAAGCGACCGGCCGCGAACAGCAGATGCGCATTACTCCGACTTCCGGTCTCTCTCAGGAAGAGATCGATCGAATCATCAAGGAAGCCGAGACGATGGCCGAAAGCGACCGCGAGCAACGACACAAGGTCGATCTACAGAGCAAGTTGGCGAGTCTCGTCCGGAATACGCAGCGTTCATTCCTCGAGTTCGGCGGACTGCTGGAAGCCGAACAGCAGAAGACGGGCGAGCGTATTCTGGCCGAAGGCGAGGCGGGCTCCAGGGCCGAAGAGCTCGGGGAGATCAGAATGGCCCTCGATGCCGTTGAGCGTTTGGGTCGCCAGCTGACCACGGCGATGATGAAATCAGTAAGTGCGAAGAAAGACGACGATTGA
- a CDS encoding ATP synthase F0 subunit C, producing MRKFGLFLMATVAVLIAATSVFAQPQTAEAAAASASGVKAIAAGVGFAIAVVGGALGQSRIGAAACEGAARNPGAAGKIQVMMILGLALIESLVLFALLIVFVKV from the coding sequence ATGAGAAAGTTTGGTTTGTTTTTGATGGCTACCGTCGCAGTGTTGATTGCGGCGACGTCGGTCTTCGCGCAACCGCAGACCGCCGAAGCGGCGGCGGCCAGTGCCAGCGGTGTTAAGGCAATCGCCGCGGGCGTGGGTTTCGCAATCGCCGTCGTCGGCGGTGCGTTGGGACAGTCGAGAATTGGCGCGGCGGCTTGTGAAGGCGCAGCGCGCAATCCCGGCGCGGCAGGCAAAATTCAGGTCATGATGATTCTCGGCCTCGCGCTGATTGAATCACTCGTACTGTTTGCGCTGCTGATCGTGTTCGTTAAGGTCTAA
- the lpxK gene encoding tetraacyldisaccharide 4'-kinase, giving the protein MNRAATIALAPLSFLYGAAVNIRAALYRNGIFKTQTVGVPVLSVGNITTGGTGKTPLVEWIAGRLSERHRVCILTRGYRRANPSQRIVVSDGERIVADPEQSGDEAMMLARSLVGKAAVVCDANRVAGARWAIENLNAEVLILDDGFQHVRIGRDLDIVTLDATNPWGDGRRLPAGILRESIHSLSRADCIVVTRSNNAIETGLQERIKQATDAPAFRSTTVISRISALGSPQVEADRGTLRQLPVAAFCGIGNPNAFFRQLRDEGFNLRHTEVFRDHHKYSQTDIDRLTQHATDAGAHALITTAKDAVKLTSMRFPLPCYVIEIEMQIEEADTLLALIDEAIEIRRYELSR; this is encoded by the coding sequence ATGAACCGGGCCGCAACCATTGCGCTCGCTCCGCTGAGTTTCCTGTACGGCGCCGCCGTAAACATTCGCGCTGCACTCTATCGAAATGGGATTTTCAAAACGCAGACAGTCGGCGTTCCGGTGCTTAGCGTGGGCAACATCACGACCGGTGGGACGGGAAAGACTCCTTTGGTTGAATGGATTGCGGGTCGCCTATCCGAACGACATCGAGTCTGCATTTTGACGCGAGGTTATCGCAGGGCAAATCCCTCTCAACGAATAGTCGTTTCTGACGGCGAGCGAATCGTTGCCGACCCCGAGCAGTCAGGTGATGAAGCGATGATGCTGGCGCGGTCTTTGGTGGGCAAGGCTGCGGTTGTCTGCGATGCCAATCGCGTTGCCGGCGCTCGTTGGGCGATTGAGAACCTAAACGCTGAGGTGCTGATTCTCGACGACGGATTTCAACACGTGCGGATCGGACGCGATCTGGACATCGTCACTCTTGACGCTACGAATCCGTGGGGAGACGGCCGGCGTTTACCAGCCGGAATTCTTCGTGAATCCATCCACAGCCTGAGTCGCGCCGACTGCATCGTCGTAACGCGCAGCAACAACGCGATAGAAACCGGCCTGCAGGAACGAATCAAACAAGCGACTGACGCACCTGCTTTTCGTTCAACGACGGTGATTAGTCGAATCTCGGCGCTCGGTTCTCCACAAGTCGAGGCAGACAGAGGCACTCTTCGGCAGCTTCCTGTCGCCGCTTTCTGCGGCATCGGCAACCCAAACGCTTTCTTTCGACAGCTCCGCGACGAAGGGTTCAATCTGCGACACACCGAAGTCTTTCGCGATCACCACAAGTACTCACAAACAGACATCGACCGTCTCACGCAACACGCCACCGATGCCGGCGCCCACGCACTAATCACAACCGCAAAAGACGCGGTCAAGCTCACATCGATGCGCTTTCCGCTACCCTGCTACGTCATCGAGATCGAGATGCAGATCGAGGAAGCTGACACACTGCTCGCCTTAATCGACGAAGCAATCGAAATACGACGTTATGAATTGAGTCGTTAG
- a CDS encoding 3-deoxy-D-manno-octulosonic acid transferase, whose protein sequence is MYFIYSLLLTLGFIILLPWFVLEALRSGKYVTGLRQRLGNLPAFNANGKPVVWLHCVSVGEAQAAQSLVREISKRFPKLALVISTTTATGQQVAGELFRDQAAAIFYFPIDWAWTIRRVLSRLQPAAILVMETELWPRMFREARKREIPVALLNGRISDKSFGRYKLVRPFIRRVLNDLTLAAMQTSQDGARIEQLGMPSNRISIAGNLKFDSASTTSDFDLGSEIRNRFAFHDYRPLIVAASTHDPEERVVIDAFRSVRQTHSGARLLIAPRHPERFAEVAALLSNSGFSAVRRSATPSADDAGADVVLLDSIGELRAVYPLADVAFVGGSIAPHGGHSLIEPGAHGVCTVTGPHTQNFAAVTQALLDEDALIQLSESDEPAAALARVFTELLSDEPKRRSIAARAKAVCDRNRGATERTIDLISPLLAVTPAESGEGLPFSPLHAATAK, encoded by the coding sequence ATGTACTTCATCTACAGTCTGCTTCTAACGCTTGGCTTCATAATTCTCCTCCCTTGGTTTGTTCTTGAAGCCCTGCGCAGCGGCAAATACGTAACGGGCCTGCGGCAACGGCTCGGGAATCTCCCCGCTTTCAACGCAAATGGAAAACCGGTCGTCTGGCTCCACTGCGTGTCAGTCGGCGAAGCCCAGGCGGCACAATCGCTGGTCCGGGAAATAAGCAAACGATTTCCGAAGTTGGCCCTGGTCATCTCGACCACGACCGCCACCGGCCAACAGGTTGCGGGCGAACTTTTCCGCGACCAGGCAGCAGCAATTTTTTACTTTCCGATAGATTGGGCGTGGACAATCCGGCGAGTCCTGAGCCGGCTTCAACCCGCCGCCATACTCGTGATGGAAACTGAGCTGTGGCCGAGAATGTTTCGCGAAGCCCGCAAACGCGAGATTCCTGTGGCCTTACTGAACGGACGAATTTCTGACAAGTCGTTTGGTCGCTACAAACTTGTGCGGCCTTTTATTCGCCGAGTTCTGAATGATCTGACGCTCGCGGCGATGCAGACGTCGCAGGACGGGGCACGGATCGAGCAACTCGGGATGCCGAGCAATCGAATAAGCATCGCCGGCAATCTAAAGTTCGACAGTGCCTCTACGACGTCTGATTTTGATCTCGGAAGTGAGATTCGGAACCGGTTCGCTTTCCACGACTATCGTCCACTGATTGTCGCGGCCAGCACCCACGACCCGGAAGAACGTGTTGTCATCGACGCGTTCAGGAGCGTTCGCCAAACACATTCCGGCGCGCGCCTGCTGATCGCCCCACGCCATCCGGAACGTTTCGCCGAAGTGGCCGCTCTGCTGTCCAACTCCGGGTTCTCAGCAGTGCGTCGTTCCGCGACACCTTCAGCCGATGATGCCGGCGCCGATGTGGTGCTTCTGGATTCCATCGGAGAATTACGCGCGGTGTATCCACTCGCCGACGTGGCCTTCGTGGGTGGCAGCATCGCGCCACACGGCGGGCACAGCCTCATCGAACCCGGGGCACATGGCGTCTGCACGGTCACCGGTCCGCACACGCAGAACTTTGCCGCAGTCACGCAGGCATTGCTGGACGAAGACGCTTTGATTCAGCTAAGTGAAAGTGACGAACCAGCAGCCGCCCTCGCCCGCGTGTTCACTGAACTGTTGTCGGATGAACCGAAGCGGCGATCGATCGCCGCGCGAGCCAAGGCTGTCTGTGACCGGAATCGAGGTGCAACTGAGCGGACGATCGATCTCATATCACCTCTGCTCGCCGTTACTCCGGCCGAATCCGGCGAAGGGCTTCCGTTTTCGCCGCTTCACGCCGCCACTGCAAAATGA
- the grpE gene encoding nucleotide exchange factor GrpE — MASDRKSQGGNRIPIRFEGEDVTEEEIANDALTIADDDPDELEPQATGDAVGGPVVAELVATRAELKRLQNALSEAQEAVLRRQADFENYRKRVERERGETHHRIVGDVAKKLLPVVDNLSRALDAERSVETSESAEFRHFLHGVELINKQLAEVLESFGVEPIAAVGERFDPHVHEAVVTEPSDKHEPDTVIEELARGYRIGDRLLRPSMVKVAAHNDG; from the coding sequence ATGGCGTCAGACCGAAAATCGCAGGGCGGGAACCGCATTCCGATTCGCTTTGAAGGCGAAGACGTGACCGAAGAAGAAATTGCCAATGATGCCTTGACGATCGCAGATGACGATCCGGACGAGCTCGAGCCGCAGGCCACAGGTGATGCGGTGGGCGGCCCCGTTGTGGCAGAGTTAGTGGCGACGCGCGCTGAGTTGAAGCGTCTGCAAAATGCGCTGAGTGAAGCGCAGGAGGCGGTGCTTCGACGACAGGCGGATTTTGAAAATTACCGCAAGCGCGTCGAGCGCGAACGTGGCGAAACCCACCACCGCATCGTCGGCGACGTGGCGAAAAAGTTGTTGCCCGTCGTCGATAATCTTTCGCGCGCGCTGGATGCCGAGCGGTCGGTTGAGACCAGCGAGTCGGCGGAGTTTCGCCATTTCCTGCACGGTGTTGAGTTAATCAACAAACAACTTGCGGAGGTGCTGGAATCCTTCGGCGTCGAACCAATCGCCGCCGTCGGTGAACGCTTCGATCCGCACGTGCACGAGGCGGTAGTTACTGAACCTTCCGATAAACACGAACCTGACACAGTGATTGAAGAACTCGCCCGCGGTTATCGAATCGGCGACCGCTTGCTACGGCCCTCGATGGTCAAAGTCGCCGCACACAACGACGGCTAA